One Oceaniferula flava genomic window carries:
- the ccsA gene encoding cytochrome c biogenesis protein CcsA has protein sequence MDIWMLIIATILAAAAAVQGASYVHRGVRSRWTMVWMLLSFMAQLVLLGMRGEMRGACPLGDTGEAMIFSAWSLTLLYLMVGSVFRLSLLGVFTAPLVAFLLAVALIPGMLDPNPPHVDHIDPWGESHAAFSVLAYGALGLAAVAGMMFLALNRRLKDADMQNGLFKNLPPVRELNRVVMRLLVLGFSILTLGIICGLMMERAETLSTHLIVAVFQWLAYAVLLFIEWRRGMPPRKLSLAAVILFILSLLIFPLL, from the coding sequence ATGGATATCTGGATGCTCATCATCGCCACCATACTCGCAGCGGCTGCCGCTGTGCAGGGCGCGAGCTATGTGCACCGTGGTGTGCGCTCGCGCTGGACCATGGTCTGGATGTTACTCAGTTTCATGGCGCAGCTGGTTTTACTGGGGATGCGTGGCGAGATGCGTGGTGCCTGCCCGCTGGGCGATACCGGCGAGGCCATGATCTTCTCCGCCTGGTCGCTGACCCTGCTCTACCTGATGGTCGGTTCTGTCTTCCGTCTGTCGCTGCTGGGTGTGTTCACCGCGCCCTTGGTCGCCTTTTTATTAGCCGTGGCGCTGATTCCCGGCATGCTGGATCCGAATCCACCACACGTCGATCACATCGACCCCTGGGGCGAGAGCCACGCGGCATTTTCCGTGCTGGCCTACGGCGCACTCGGCTTGGCCGCCGTCGCTGGGATGATGTTCCTCGCCTTGAACCGTCGCTTGAAGGATGCCGACATGCAGAACGGCTTGTTCAAAAATCTGCCACCCGTCCGTGAGCTGAACCGCGTGGTCATGCGGCTCCTCGTGCTCGGCTTTTCCATTCTGACCTTGGGGATCATTTGCGGCTTGATGATGGAGCGCGCGGAGACCCTGAGCACCCACTTAATCGTCGCCGTCTTCCAGTGGCTGGCTTATGCCGTGTTATTGTTCATCGAGTGGCGACGGGGGATGCCACCCAGGAAGTTGTCCCTGGCGGCGGTGATCTTGTTTATCCTTTCATTATTGATTTTCCCGCTGCTCTAA